Proteins from a genomic interval of Tenacibaculum sp. SZ-18:
- the lysS gene encoding lysine--tRNA ligase: MQLSEQEIVRREKLTKLRELGINPYPANLYPLDSSSKQIKEKFEEGKKVVIAGRLMSRRIQGKASFAELQDNEGRIQVYFNRDEICTGEDKSLYNEVYKKLLDIGDFVGIEGELFKTQVGESTVMVKKFTLLSKSLKPLPLPKVDAEGNTYDGFTDPEMRYRQRYADLAVNPHVKEVFVKRTKLFNAMRQFFNDAGYFEVETPILQPIPGGAAARPFVTHHNSLDIPLYMRIANELYLKRLIVGGFDGVYEFSKNFRNEGMDRTHNPEFTAMEIYVAYKDYNWMMEFTEKLLEHCAIAVNGTTKATFGEHEVDFKAPYARVTMADSIKHFTGFDINGKSEEELFEAAKGMGIEVDKTMGKRKLIDEIFGEKCEGNYIQPTFITDYPKEMSPLCKEHRDNPELTERFELMVCGKEIANAYSELNDPIDQRERFEAQLKLADRGDDEAMFIDQDFLRALEYGMPPTSGLGIGMDRLIMYLTNNPSIQEVLFFPQMKPERKAPSVELNDDEKAVLALLEKAEKLELGELKTQSGLSNKKWDKTIKGLTKNNLAKVSKVDDGLFVEMV; the protein is encoded by the coding sequence ATGCAATTATCAGAACAAGAAATTGTACGCAGAGAAAAGCTGACGAAATTACGTGAGCTTGGAATCAATCCTTATCCAGCAAATTTATATCCGTTAGATTCAAGTTCTAAACAGATTAAAGAAAAATTTGAGGAAGGTAAAAAAGTGGTAATTGCAGGGCGTTTAATGTCAAGAAGAATTCAAGGTAAGGCTTCATTTGCCGAACTTCAAGATAATGAAGGTCGAATTCAAGTATATTTTAATCGTGATGAAATTTGTACTGGAGAAGACAAATCTCTTTACAACGAAGTATATAAGAAACTTTTAGATATCGGAGATTTTGTAGGAATTGAAGGAGAATTATTCAAAACTCAAGTTGGAGAATCGACTGTAATGGTAAAAAAATTTACTCTATTAAGTAAATCTTTAAAACCACTTCCTTTGCCTAAAGTAGATGCTGAAGGAAATACTTATGATGGATTTACAGATCCTGAGATGCGTTACAGACAACGGTATGCTGATTTAGCTGTTAATCCACATGTAAAAGAGGTTTTTGTCAAAAGAACCAAGTTATTTAATGCAATGCGTCAGTTTTTTAATGATGCTGGTTATTTTGAAGTTGAAACTCCGATTTTACAACCAATTCCTGGTGGTGCTGCCGCAAGACCATTTGTTACTCACCACAACTCGTTGGACATCCCATTATATATGAGAATTGCTAACGAGCTTTACTTAAAAAGATTAATTGTTGGTGGATTTGATGGTGTTTACGAATTCTCAAAGAACTTCCGTAACGAAGGAATGGATAGAACTCATAATCCAGAGTTTACTGCAATGGAAATTTACGTTGCTTACAAAGACTACAATTGGATGATGGAGTTCACTGAGAAGTTATTAGAGCACTGTGCAATTGCAGTTAACGGAACAACAAAAGCTACTTTTGGAGAACACGAAGTAGACTTCAAAGCTCCTTATGCTAGAGTAACAATGGCGGATTCTATCAAGCATTTTACTGGTTTCGATATTAATGGTAAATCTGAAGAGGAACTATTTGAAGCTGCAAAAGGAATGGGAATTGAGGTTGATAAAACCATGGGTAAAAGAAAATTAATAGATGAAATTTTCGGAGAAAAATGTGAAGGAAATTATATTCAACCTACTTTCATTACAGATTACCCAAAAGAAATGTCTCCATTATGCAAAGAACATAGAGACAACCCAGAATTAACAGAGCGTTTTGAATTAATGGTTTGTGGTAAGGAAATCGCAAATGCGTATTCAGAATTAAATGATCCAATTGATCAACGTGAGAGATTTGAAGCTCAATTAAAATTAGCTGATCGTGGAGATGATGAAGCAATGTTTATAGATCAAGATTTCTTACGTGCATTAGAATATGGAATGCCTCCAACATCTGGATTAGGTATTGGTATGGATCGTTTAATTATGTATCTAACGAACAACCCTTCTATCCAAGAAGTATTATTCTTCCCACAAATGAAACCAGAAAGAAAAGCACCTTCAGTTGAATTAAATGATGATGAAAAAGCTGTTTTAGCTTTATTAGAAAAAGCTGAAAAATTAGAACTAGGAGAATTAAAAACTCAATCTGGACTGAGTAATAAAAAATGGGATAAAACCATAAAAGGATTAACAAAAAATAATCTTGCTAAAGTTTCAAAAGTTGATGACGGATTATTTGTTGAGATGGTTTAA
- a CDS encoding DUF456 domain-containing protein, giving the protein MDILLILAGFIFVCLGVIGSFLPILPGPITSWIGLLLLHLTKVIPQNWTFLGITLFIALFIFIMDYFIPAMGAKKFGGTKYGAYGTTIGLIIGLFSPIPFGILIGAFFGAFVGELLYDGKDTDRALKASTGAFLGFLASATIKFSVAIVYFFLFLSTVWEYKNVLF; this is encoded by the coding sequence ATGGATATTTTGCTAATATTAGCAGGTTTTATATTTGTCTGTTTAGGCGTAATTGGCTCATTTTTACCAATATTACCAGGACCAATAACTAGTTGGATTGGGTTATTACTACTTCATTTAACCAAGGTGATTCCACAAAACTGGACTTTTCTTGGTATTACATTATTTATTGCTCTTTTTATATTTATCATGGACTATTTCATTCCTGCAATGGGAGCTAAAAAATTTGGCGGTACTAAGTATGGAGCTTACGGAACAACAATAGGATTAATTATTGGTTTATTCTCCCCTATTCCTTTTGGAATATTAATTGGGGCCTTCTTTGGAGCATTTGTTGGAGAATTACTATACGATGGCAAGGATACAGATAGAGCTTTAAAAGCTTCAACGGGAGCATTTTTAGGTTTCTTGGCTTCAGCAACTATCAAATTCTCGGTCGCAATTGTTTACTTTTTCTTGTTTTTATCTACTGTTTGGGAATATAAAAATGTTTTATTTTAA
- a CDS encoding BlaI/MecI/CopY family transcriptional regulator, whose translation MSKQLTKAEEQIMQVLWDLKEASVKEVIAELPDPKPAYNTVSTIIRILETKDFVGHQPKGRGYVYFPIIEKTDYSNQSLHKLMNGYFGGSFKSMVSFFMKENKLDITELETILKEVEKNNKK comes from the coding sequence ATGAGTAAACAGTTAACAAAGGCAGAAGAACAAATAATGCAGGTGTTGTGGGATTTAAAAGAAGCCTCTGTAAAGGAAGTAATTGCTGAGTTACCAGATCCAAAACCAGCATACAATACCGTTTCAACGATAATTAGAATTTTAGAAACGAAAGATTTTGTTGGGCATCAACCAAAAGGAAGAGGTTATGTTTATTTTCCTATAATTGAAAAAACAGATTATAGTAATCAGAGTTTACATAAACTTATGAATGGATATTTTGGAGGATCATTTAAAAGTATGGTGTCATTTTTCATGAAAGAGAATAAGCTCGATATTACAGAGTTGGAAACTATTTTAAAGGAAGTGGAAAAGAATAATAAAAAATAG
- a CDS encoding M56 family metallopeptidase: MLSYTIQVILFQILFLAVYDIFLSRETFFTTNRIYLIFSVIISFILPLIKLPVIKDAVPQEYTILLPEVVLSPQTIIEKQEWYQSVSYLNVLFWIGAFAASLCFLIKLYSVIKLLWENNVEKRKDYKLINLSNSTKAFSFFNFIFIGENIPSKRKEKIIQHELVHAKQKHTIDLLFFEVLKICMWFNPILWVFQKRITTVHEFLSDEIASKSLETKTYINSLLEQVFQVEKISFVNQFYKSSLIKKRIIMMTKKRSTKVKQFKYLLIAPVLLSMLMYTSCLNEEQLITETERNIFQSKISFHGEDYFLKSTTKDGQLKAYNEAGEEVNPNTVFPDHKFYYDKEGFLVCEFELGKIYSERNSFKTKDFYAFVFKRKVKNVPFYQLDKFPSFQNEKASKDTFNRNMVSFVNQNIDLKFVNSLDLNPGKTRVFAQFKIDENGNVIDINVRAPHPKLVEYIKSVIQKLPRLIPGEKDGEVVKVGYTLPIAFNIK; encoded by the coding sequence ATGTTATCGTATACTATTCAAGTGATCTTATTTCAAATATTATTCTTAGCGGTTTATGATATTTTCTTAAGTCGAGAAACTTTTTTTACTACAAATAGAATTTATTTAATTTTTTCGGTAATTATTTCTTTTATTCTTCCTTTGATTAAATTACCAGTTATTAAAGATGCAGTTCCTCAGGAATATACAATTTTATTACCTGAAGTTGTTTTGTCTCCTCAAACTATTATTGAGAAACAAGAATGGTATCAGTCTGTCAGCTATTTAAATGTTTTATTTTGGATCGGAGCGTTCGCAGCTTCTTTATGCTTTCTAATAAAACTTTATAGTGTAATTAAACTTTTATGGGAGAACAATGTCGAGAAAAGAAAGGATTATAAGCTTATTAATTTATCGAATTCAACAAAAGCTTTTTCATTTTTCAACTTTATTTTTATTGGAGAAAATATACCAAGTAAAAGAAAAGAAAAAATCATTCAGCACGAATTGGTGCATGCAAAACAAAAGCACACAATAGATTTATTGTTTTTTGAAGTTCTGAAAATATGTATGTGGTTTAATCCGATACTTTGGGTGTTTCAAAAAAGAATCACCACAGTACATGAATTTCTGTCTGATGAAATTGCTAGTAAATCGTTAGAAACCAAAACATACATCAATAGTTTACTTGAACAAGTGTTTCAAGTTGAGAAAATATCATTTGTAAACCAATTTTATAAAAGTTCGCTAATTAAAAAGAGAATCATTATGATGACAAAAAAAAGATCTACAAAAGTAAAACAGTTTAAATATTTATTAATCGCTCCTGTTTTACTTAGCATGTTAATGTATACATCTTGTTTAAATGAAGAGCAGTTGATTACAGAAACAGAAAGAAATATTTTCCAAAGTAAAATTAGTTTTCACGGTGAAGATTACTTTTTGAAATCTACTACAAAAGATGGACAACTAAAAGCATATAATGAAGCAGGAGAAGAGGTCAACCCAAATACAGTATTTCCAGATCACAAATTTTATTATGATAAAGAAGGTTTTTTAGTTTGTGAATTTGAACTAGGTAAAATTTACTCGGAAAGAAACTCATTTAAAACGAAGGATTTTTATGCTTTTGTTTTTAAAAGAAAAGTAAAAAATGTACCGTTTTATCAACTGGATAAATTTCCTAGCTTCCAAAATGAAAAGGCTTCCAAAGATACTTTCAATCGAAATATGGTAAGTTTTGTTAATCAGAATATTGATTTAAAATTTGTCAATAGTTTAGATCTTAATCCCGGTAAAACAAGAGTTTTTGCTCAATTTAAAATCGATGAAAATGGAAATGTAATCGATATTAATGTTAGGGCGCCACATCCTAAATTAGTTGAGTATATCAAAAGCGTTATTCAAAAACTTCCAAGATTAATTCCTGGTGAAAAGGATGGCGAAGTAGTTAAAGTTGGTTATACATTACCTATTGCGTTTAATATTAAATAA